The Microplitis demolitor isolate Queensland-Clemson2020A chromosome 8, iyMicDemo2.1a, whole genome shotgun sequence genome has a segment encoding these proteins:
- the LOC128668466 gene encoding uncharacterized protein LOC128668466 — MWSEVQGRGPVVTLTALELRNGRARSLVDTGADINVIRKDALAPRTIIDTWDSVSIKGITTIYHNTIVADSEPVNPIPLENTKGEPFDTPLVTMFRSEDEPSVFFLKARTRTVIPINLPKTDLKTVFLPRIETRENIFIGNAWVTNNDSTCYVYAINAYEDDIELVVPPQEIIPFECDGSSEDFFDDSEDSNIPEDGQDRFERICASLRLDHLNILEREHVHELIREFPMLFHLPGDDLPATTMMTHSIPTTGEIPISVRQYRFPPVHKEEIARQVNKLLNDGVISESVFPYNSPLWIVPKKPDSKGNKRWRMVIDFTQFNEKTIGDAYPLPNIVEILDRLGGAKYFSVFDLASGFHEIKMNPKDQQKTAFSTPNGHFKYNRMPFGLKNAPATFQRLMDRVLLGLQDVELFFYLDDVVIFASSLEEHGICDRRLFNRLEQANLVLQSDKCEFLNLEVAYLGHIIGNGGVRPDPKKTEAIEKFPKPKTVTNIRHFLGLAGYYRRFIENFSGRVKPLTELLKKDNPFNWTSAQQESFDDLRKALCTSPVLQYPDFSQPFILTTDASDLAIGAVLSQGKIGRLNVNADALSRNPVVLPMVPTGKSETAARQSSSITKHLERLRSSAVKAAEANASTIGERVRLRKLASNPSLAQPPLIRRTKTIAEIPIPPTENPSRRWANLPPIDEIHSSTNSDEEVHEDEEVQQPQQIRRQSIANTVPCELFDPGIKNHESKISLHTTNENLTYFRDNYLHFISADCELTTITSRLLIETDKIDPQDLKLKKPKINQVLITSHGKHKILSAVLKRNHFDSFSIQELKDVLKIVKNVLNHYNIKTLRISKPGDMLEGLSQSLVTDVLKECLNDCECSLTICHGSVTIPDEDVRKDIVAEYHESLTGGHKGITKTYRRIRERFYLPNMRDDITEFIRTCRSCQEQKLVRIKTKEPMIITDTPAEPFDKISIDTVGPLPQTPSGNMHILTVQDNLTKYCVAVPIPNIKAETIADALARRVIIQFGSPRVILSDQGRSFVDWDKLVPFAMFSYNIAVHESTNFTHFGLIYGKRARIPSSFPPPDKIETYGTYLYDLVNRMDDMRHFAASNLIKSKHRSKRYYDAHLNPSTLNVGDQVYAIKEPRKGKFDSHYKGPYVIAELLDNNTAIIEDEKGKRSLKHIDKLKICNTRDSTNSNTDTQSD; from the exons ATGTGGTCTGAAGTCCAGGGTAGAGGACCGGTCGTTACTCTAACAGCCCTTGAGTTGCGAAACGGCAGAGCTCGTTCTCTAGTCGACACAGGAGCTGACATAAATGTTATCAGAAAAGACGCACTTGCCCCTCGTACAATAATTGATACCTGGGATTCAGTATCCATAAAAGGAATCACTACCATTTATCACAATACCATAGTCGCAGATTCCGAACCCGTAAACCCAATCCCGCTCGAAAATACCAAAGGTGAACCATTTGATACACCCCTGGTAACTATGTTTCGAAGTGAAGACGAACCCTcagtattctttttaaaagCTAGAACTCGAACAGTAATACCAATTAATCTTCCTAAGACTGATCTAAAAACTGTGTTTTTACCTCGCATTGAAACTcgcgaaaatattttcattggtaATGCCTGGGTCACGAACAATGACAGTACTTGCTACGTCTACGCGATAAACGCATATGAGGATGATATCGAATTAGTCGTTCCACCACAAGAAATTATTCCCTTCGAATGCGATGGCAGTTCAGAGGATTTCTTTGACGATTCTGAAGATAGCAATATACCGGAAGATGGTCAGGACAGATTCGAGCGCATTTGTGCGAGTCTCCGACttgatcatttaaatattttggaaagaGAGCATGTGCATGAGCTTATCAGAGAATTTCCGATGCTCTTTCATCTCCCTGGAGATGATCTTCCAGCTACAACAATGATGACACACTCGATTCCAACGACTGGTGAAATTCCTATATCAGTCCGTCAGTACCGTTTTCCACCTGTACATAAGGAAGAAATCGCTcgacaagtaaataaattactgaatGATGGTGTAATATCTGAATCTGTATTTCCATATAATTCACCCCTTTGGATAGTCCCAAAGAAGCCAGATTCGAAAGGTAATAAGCGCTGGCGTATGGTAATTGACTTTACACAATTCAACGAGAAAACCATAGGCGATGCTTATCCTCTCCCGAATATAGTTGAGATTCTCGATAGACTAGGGGGAGCAaagtatttttcagttttcgacTTGGCTAGTGGATTTCATGAAATCAAAATGAATCCAAAGGACCAACAGAAAACTGCATTCAGTACACCAAATGGTCACTTTAAGTATAACAGAATGCCATTTGGACTGAAAAATGCTCCAGCTACTTTTCAACGACTTATGGACCGAGTTCTTCTAGGTCTACAAGACGTTGAGCTATTTTTCTATCTCGATGACGTCGTTATTTTCGCATCATCACTCGAAGAACACGGCATATGTGACCGAAGACTCTTCAATCGACTAGAACAAGCCAATTTAGTCTTACAATCAGATAAATGTGAATTTCTAAATCTAGAAGTTGCATATCTTGGTCATATTATTGGCAATGGCGGTGTACGTCCAGACCCAAAGAAGACTGAAGCTATCGAAAAGTTTCCAAAACCAAAGACAGTTACGAACATCAGACACTTTCTTGGATTAGCTGGTTATTATCGTCGCTTCATTGAAAACTTTTCAGGCCGTGTGAAACCATTAACAGAACTATTAAAAAAGGATAATCCATTCAACTGGACTTCAGCTCAACAAGAAAGTTTTGACGACTTACGCAAGGCACTATGTACATCTCCAGTTTTGCAATATCCTGACTTTTCTCAACCATTTATCTTAACTACTGACGCTTCAGATCTCGCTATTGGTGCGGTATTAAGCCAAGGAAAAATTG GAAGATTGAACGTAAATGCAGATGCATTATCAAGGAATCCTGTTGTTTTGCCAATGGTCCCCACAGGAAAATCTGAAACAGCTGCGAGGCAGTCTAGTTCAATTACCAAACACCTAGAACGGCTGCGATCATCCGCCGTAAAAGCAGCAGAGGCAAACGCCAGTACTATAGGTGAGAGAGTAAGATTGAGAAAATTAGCGAGTAACCCCTCGCTAGCGCAACCACCTCTCATCAGGCGTACAAAGACTATCGCTGAAATCCCAATACCTCCAACAGAGAATC CAAGCAGACGATGGGCTAATTTACCACCGATCGATGAAATCCATTCGAGTACAAACTCGGATGAAGAAGTTCATGAAGATGAAGAAGTCCAACAACCACAACAGATAAGAAGACAATCCATAGCCAATACTGTTCCCTGTGAATTATTTGACCCTGGTATAAAAAACCATGAAAGTAAGATATCCTTACACACGACGAATGAAAACTTGACGTATTTCAGAGATAATTATTTGCACTTTATTTCTGCTGATTGTGAACTTACAACCATCACATCGCGACTACTGATAGAAACAGACAAGATAGATCCACAGGATCTGAAATTGAAGAaaccaaaaattaatcaagtacTAATAACATCACACGGTAAACATAAAATTCTCAGTGCAGTGTTAAAAAGGAACCATTTTGACTCATTTTCCATACAAGAATTAAAAgatgtattaaaaattgtcaaaaatgtACTAAACCACTACAACATAAAAACTTTGCGAATCTCAAAACCAGGAGATATGCTCGAAGGTTTGAGCCAATCACTTGTCACTGACGTTCTTAAGGAATGCTTAAATGACTGTGAATGTTCTCTCACCATTTGTCACGGAAGCGTAACCATACCAGACGAGGATGTCCGCAAGGATATCGTCGCGGAGTATCACGAAAGCCTAACAGGTGGTCATAAAGGTATAACTAAAACATACCGAAGAATTCGTGAACGATTTTACTTGCCAAACATGAGAGATGACATCACAGAATTTATTCGTACATGCAGAAGTTGTCAAGAACAAAAACTAGTTCGGATCAAGACTAAAGAACCAATGATCATCACGGATACTCCTGCAGAACCTTTTGACAAGATCTCAATCGACACAGTGGGACCATTACCTCAAACGCCATCAGGCAATATGCATATCCTTACTGTGCAAGACAATCTCACGAAATATTGCGTAGCAGTACCAATACCAAACATTAAGGCTGAGACTATTGCAGACGCACTTGCTCGCCGCGTTATTATTCAGTTTGGGTCACCTCGCGTAATATTAAGTGATCAAGGGAGATCATTTGttg acTGGGATAAGCTTGTTCCCTTTGCAATGTTTTCATATAATATCGCTGTACATGAATCTACTAATTTCACTCATTTCGGACTTATATACGGTAAAAGAGCGCGCATACCCAGTTCTTTTCCACCCCCAGACAAAATTGAAACTTACGGAACCTACCTATACGACCTAGTCAACCGTATGGATGACATGAGACATTTCGCAgcatctaatttaattaaatccaaACACCGCTCTAAACGTTACTATGACGCGCACCTGAACCCCAGTACTTTGAATGTTGGAGATCAGGTTTATGCTATAAAGGAACCACGAAAGGGTAAATTCGATTCGCATTATAAAGGTCCATATGTGATAGCCGAGTTATTAGATAATAATACGGCTATAATAGAGGATGAAAAGGGCAAACGTTCCCTTAAGCACATAGATAAGTTAAAAATCTGTAACACACGAGATTCTACTAATTCTAACACTGACACTCAATCTGACTAA